One genomic window of Dryobates pubescens isolate bDryPub1 chromosome 17, bDryPub1.pri, whole genome shotgun sequence includes the following:
- the MESD gene encoding LOW QUALITY PROTEIN: LRP chaperone MESD (The sequence of the model RefSeq protein was modified relative to this genomic sequence to represent the inferred CDS: inserted 1 base in 1 codon) yields MAAAAGWALLGLALWLCAAAGAGEPEGKRRSGPAKKKDIRDYNDADMARLLEQWEKDDDIEEGDLPEHKRPSAPIDFSKIDPGKPESILKLTKKGKTLMMFVTVSGNPTEKETEEITSLWQGSLFNANYDVQRFIVGSNRAIFMLRDGGYAWEIKDFLISQERCADVTLEGQVYPGKGAEESEKGKNKTKPEKAKKKKDADKKSSSTQEDNRAXQTERGSMMEA; encoded by the exons ATGGCGGCGGCCGCGGGTTGGGCCTTGCTGGGCCTAGCGCTATGGCTGTGCGCGGCAGCCGGGGCCGGCGAGCCGGAGGGGAAGCGGCGATCGGGGCCGGCCAAGAAGAAGGACATTCGGGACTACAACGACGCGGACATGGCtcggctgctggagcagtgggag aaagaTGATGACATTGAAGAGGGTGATCTTCCTGAGCACAAGAGGCCTTCGGCACCAATAGATTTCTCCAAAATCGATCCGGGCAAGCCTGAAAGTATCCTGAAGCTGACGAAAAAGGGGAAGACCTTGATGATGTTTGTCACGGTGTCAGGAAATCccacagaaaaggagactgaagagATTACcagcctgtggcagggcagTCTCTTCAATGCCAACTATGATGTGCAGAG GTTTATTGTTGGCTCCAACCGAGCCATCTTTATGCTGCGTGATGGTGGCTATGCCTGGGAGATCAAAGACTTCTTGATCAGCCAGGAAAGGTGTGCAGATGTTACTCTGGAAGGCCAGGTTTATCCTGGAAAAGGAGCAGAAGAAagtgagaaagggaaaaacaaaaccaaacctgaaaaagcaaagaagaaaaaggatgcAGACAAGAAATCCAGTAGCACCCAAGAGGACAACAGGG ACCAAACAGAGAGAGGATCTATGATGGAGGCATGA